A genomic segment from Agelaius phoeniceus isolate bAgePho1 chromosome 2, bAgePho1.hap1, whole genome shotgun sequence encodes:
- the CEP97 gene encoding centrosomal protein of 97 kDa isoform X3, whose protein sequence is MQLSVANNRLVRMMGVAKLTKLRVLNLPHNSIGYVEGLKDLVHLEWLNLAGNNIKAIEQINSCLSLQHLDLSDNNIAQLGDLSKLTSLKTLLLHGNIITSLRTAPACLPQSLTVFSLAENEIRDLNEVSFLASLHHLEQLSIMNNPCVMATPSVPGFDYRPYIVSWCLNLKVLDGYVISQKESLKAEWLYSQGKGRSFRPGQHVQLVQYLATVCPLTSAYGLQTEEDAKLEKILSKQRLHQRQLMHENQNEEPRTFSAPSKTVPVAHEHSALAQPSQMVLEKEPVIQRNSWVGPSANNDHSYAVKNTFLHERSFPKELHLEDVQTDEDKLNSSLLSSESTFMPVASGLSPVSPASDLKLHGINLSLEDDDDTVIEGVRGINRRETTKKQEASSVTGEHPNRATGSVETQENIKEILQVPAPDQVRAGLAAWTGNYLGSSEGQVRHSHPSTLLGAELGVKILCPDQMTEERSGSLAGQGAAPSDRGAAELQRMTEAATKLQASWRGFYTRNHHPQAKEVRNEIRLHRMQQHIIYLTAEIEKLRKEREEDEMQRLVQEEAIKFLWNQVKSLQQWQLSVMQNLGGAGIPSANTLCLSKPPLQSSTVEQETPPAASSALLAPASEDDLQEKSSLQFPDSGFHSSAADQTRASELCSSAKSLAEGSESSLSMETIKQYGNCVSACCSDGEDGPGEGGQSKESSSNAQDNRLIEQYLKSVQQLEEADEDTDCNEEMEGSCLQVSVSAESQDSSSDTVSVELPQDTSSPVRGEICQIPPESYKLNSGIVEGKQTDCDSSFQMLHVGIAV, encoded by the exons AGGGCTGAAGGATTTGGTGCACCTGGAATGGCTGAATTTGGCAGGAAATAACATTAAG gCCATCGAACAAATCAATTCCTGTCTGTCTCTTCAGCATCTTGATCTGTCAGACAATAACATAGCTCAATTAGGGGATCTCTCCAAGCTTACCTCACTGAAG aCTCTGTTGCTACATGGAAATATTATAACTTCACTTCGCACTGCCCCTGCTTGCCTACCTCAGAGTTTGACTGTTTTCTCTTTGGCAGAAAATGAAATCAGAGACTTAAATGAG GTTTCTTTCCTGGCCTCTCTTCACCACTTGGAACAGCTGTCAATTATGAACAATCCTTGTGTGATGGCCACACCTTCTGTCCCTGGCTTTGACTACAGGCCTTATATTGTCAGCTGGTGTCTTAACCTTAAAGTTCTTGATGGATATGTGATTTCTCAGAAGGAAAG CTTGAAAGCAGAATGGCTCTACAGTCAAGGGAAAGGAAGGTCATTTCGACCTGGGCAGCATGTTCAGCTAGTTCAGTACTTGGCTACTGTTTGTCCTCTCACATCTGCATATGGACTCCAGACTGAAGAGGATGccaaactggaaaaaatactGAGTAAGCAAAG ACTCCACCAGAGGCAGTTGATGCATGAAAACCAAAATGAGGAACCACGTACATTTTCTGCTCCCAGCAAAACAGTGCCAGTTGCTCATGAACACAGTGCCCTGGCCCAGCCATCACAGATGGTTCTTGAGAAGG AACCTGTTATCCAGAGAAATTCTTGGGTTGGACCAAGTGCAAACAATGATCATTCCTATGCAGTAAAGAACACTTTTCTTCATGAAAGAAGCTTTCCCAAGGAGCTACACCTCGAAGATGTACAGACAGATGAAGACAAACTAAACAGCAGCCTTTTATCCTCAGAATCTACTTTCATGCCAGTTGCTTCAGGATTGTCTCCAGTGTCTCCTGCTTCAGACCTGAAGCTACATGGAATCAATTTGAGCCttgaagatgatgatgatacAGTGATTGAAGGTGTGAGAGGTATTAATCGTAGGGAAACAACTAAAAAGCAAGAAGCTTCGTCTGTTACAGGAGAGCACCCCAATAGAGCAACAGGAAGTGTGGAAACACAAGAGAATATCAAAGAAatcctgcaggtgcctgctCCTGATCAGGTAAGAGCTGGCCTGGCTGCTTGGACTGGCAACTATTTGGGGTCCTCTGAAGGCCAAGTTCGGCACAGTCACCCCAGCACCTTGCTAGGTGCTGAATTAGGAGTAAAAATTCTTTGTCCTGACCAGATGACAGAAGAAAGGTCTGGTTCACTGGCTGGGCAAGGTGCAGCACCATCTGATCGAGGTGCAGCTGAACTGCAAAGGATGACTGAAGCAGCTACCAAGCTCCAAGCTTCCTGGAGAGGGTTTTACACCAGGAACCACCATCCTCAAGCCAAGGAAGTGCGGAATGAAATTCGCCTACACAGAATGCAGCAGCACATCATTTATTTAACAGCTGAAATAGAAAA ActgaggaaagaaagagaggaagatgAAATGCAAAGGCTTGTACAGGAGGAAGCTATCAAATTTCTTTGGAACCAG GTTAAATCCCTTCAACAATGGCAGCTTTCAGTGATGCAGAATTTAGGTGGTGCTGGGATCCCTTCAGCCAATACTTTATGTTTATCCAAACCACCTCTTCAGTCATCCACAGTGGAGCAAGAAACCCCACCAGCTGCTAGTTCTGCTTTGTTAGCTCCAGCTAGTGAGGATGATCTTCAGGAAAAGTCTTCGTTGCAGTTCCCAGATTCTGGCTTTCATTCTTCTGCAGCTGATCAGACTCGTGCCAGTGAACTGTGCAGCTCTGCAAAGAGCTTAGCTGAAGGAAGTGAGAGCTCCCTTTCAATGGAAACCATCAAACAATATGGCAATTGTGTTTCAGCATGTTGTTCAGATGGAGAGGATGGCCCTGGGGAGGGTGGGCAAAGTAAAGAGAGCTCTAGTAATGCACAGGACAACAGACTGATAGAACAGTATTTAAAATCTGttcagcagctggaagaggcTGATGAAGACACAGATTGCAATGAGGAAATGGAGGGCAGCTGTCTACAAGTGTCTGTGTCAGCAGAAAGCCAAGATTCTTCCTCTGACACTGTCTCTGTAGAGCTCCCTCAAGACACATCTTCCCCTGTCCGAGGTGAAATCTGCCAGATACCACCAGAAAGCTACAAACTGAATTCAGGAATAGTAGAAGGGAAGCAAACAGACTGTGATTCTTCGTTTCAGATGCTGCATGTTGGGATAGCTGTATAA
- the NXPE3 gene encoding NXPE family member 3, with amino-acid sequence MWRDSFRLQLFCLLMAVLAVVVLVHNFFQLEHLDDDTVSGSNWITENNVQHSLSQTAKTTRKPYCGYTEQTLSKREQAEQESLLAAIQWPKPPDGKIPFAQSTDPTQSDFVIVKPSKFFKVGDQLEVLVRMKDFQGKPKQYGGDYLQARIHSPGLKAGAAGRIVDCHNGLYKVFFTLLWPGEVKVSVSLVHPSEAIQVLLRLREERPDRVYFKSSFKSGRYSETTECNVCLPAGLPVCNFTDLYTGEPWFCYKPRKLSCASRINHAKGGYLKGLLTQEESLFFQSDVNIKRPILSSGPDSVIVKPKAFTDSSSMGRAEDPTASPSGYYYEDQWRSRTHWIHNFNKSEDITECLQGKVIHLFGDSTIRQWFEYLTAFVPDLVEFNLGSPKNVGPFMSVDLKHNILLKFRCHGPPIRFSTVFSSELRYIANELNSIVGGRNTVIAITIWSHFSTFPVEVYIRRLRNIRRAVLQLLDRSPKTAIVIRTANVQELGPEVSLFNSDWYSFQLDSVMRKMFSGIAVHFVDAWEMSVAHYLPHNLHPNEIIVKNQIDAFLSYVCPLQT; translated from the exons ATGTGGCGTGACTCGTTcaggctgcagctcttctgcctgctcatggcagtgctggctgtcGTGGTGCTGGTCCATAACTTTTTTCAGTTAGAG CACCTGGATGATGACACAGTTTCAGGATCGAATTGGATAACAGAAAACAATGTCCAGCATTCTCTGTCCCAGACAGCCAAAACCACCAGGAAGCCTTACTGTGGGTACACGGAGCAGACCTTGTCCAAACGGGAACAAGCAGAGCAGGAATCCTTGCTTGCTGCAATACAGTGGCCAAAGCCCCCTGATGGCAAAATCCCCTTTGCACAGAGCACTGATCCCACACAGAGTGACTTTGTGATTGTGAAACCCAGCAAGTTCTTCAAGGTGGGTGATCAGTTGGAGGTACTTGTTCGTATGAAGGACTTCCAAGGAAAACCCAAGCAGTATGGTGGAGACTATTTACAAGCACGAATTCACTCTCCTGGCCTgaaagctggagcagcaggaaggattGTAGATTGCCACAATGGCCTTTACAAAGTCTTCTTTACCTTGCTTTGGCCAGGAGAGGTCAAAGTTTCTGTGTCACTTGTCCATCCGAGTGAAGCCATCCAAGTCCTCCTGCGTTTGCGAGAGGAAAGGCCGGACAGAGTCTATTTCAAAAGCTCCTTCAAGTCTGGGAGGTATTCAGAGACTACAGAGTGCAACGTTTGCTTGCCTGCAGGTCTCCCAGTCTGTAACTTCACAGATCTCTACACGGGTGAGCCATGGTTCTGTTACAAGCCTCGGAAACTGTCCTGTGCCAGCCGAATCAACCATGCCAAAGGTGGATATCTGAAAGGTCTTCTGACACAAgaggaaagtctctttttccaaaG TGACGTGAATATCAAAAGGCCAATACTCTCCAGTGGACCTGATTCAGTCATTGTAAAGCCCAAGGCATTTACAG ATTCAAGCAGTATGGGGAGAGCTGAAGATCCCACAGCTTCCCCTTCTGGTTATTATTATGAAGACCAGTGGAGGTCCAGAACACATTGGATCCATAATTTTAACAAATCAGAGGATATAACTGAGTGCTTACAAGGAAAAGTAATCCACTTGTTTGGAGACTCTACAATAAGGCAGTGGTTTGAATATTTGACAGCATTTGTTCCAG ATCTGGTGGAATTTAACCTGGGCAGCCCGAAGAACGTGGGCCCTTTCATGTCGGTGGACCTGAAGCACAACATCCTGCTGAAGTTCCGCTGCCACGGGCCGCCCATCCGCTTCTCCACCGTGTTCAGCAGCGAGCTGCGCTACATCGCCAACGAGCTCAACAGCATCGTGGGCGGCAGGAACACCGTCATCGCCATCACCATCTGGTCCCACTTCAGCACCTTCCCCGTGGAGGTGTACATCCGCCGCCTCAGGAACATCCGCAGGGccgtgctgcagctgctggaccGCAGCCCCAAGACCGCGATCGTCATCAGAACGGCCAACGTTCAGGAGCTTGGGCCGGAAGTGAGCCTCTTCAACAGTGACTGGTATTCCTTTCAGCTTGATTCTGTCATGAGGAAAATGTTCTCAGGAATTGCTGTGCACTTTGTGGATGCTTGGGAGATGTCTGTGGCTCATTACTTGCCTCATAACCTGCACCCTAATGAAATAATTGTTAAGAATCAAATAGATGCGTTTTTATCTTATGTGTGCCCTCTGCAAACTTAG